In Streptomyces sp. NBC_01426, one genomic interval encodes:
- a CDS encoding DUF2786 domain-containing protein, with protein MRDIVDRACEAALYADGDSGLDTGASLLAADTARWSGAARELLVRGEGYVRQAWERGWRPADVVRLVRRDLDETHVRIAGDLVAAEARRYARLPERWTDAEVWWGDDAGYGDALAARERTDRFSLATSVLEVFRLLIRLPSIEPVGPLPGDPTDALEHAHIEPRMLGRIRALLAKAEATNFPEEAEALSAKAQELMARHTVDEALLAARGAGPDRRPGACRIGVEPPYEEAKAVLLDAVSTANRCRAVWNSGFEFSTVVGFESDLEAVELLYTSLLVQGTAAMTRAEAAQRSGGRKRTKTFRQSFLLAYASRLGQRLAETAEHTASEVPDNLPALVARDVAVSSRAEEMFPRTTTTRLRGATDLAGWEDGTAAADRARVGGGERRSLPG; from the coding sequence GTGAGAGACATCGTCGACCGTGCCTGTGAAGCCGCCCTGTACGCCGACGGCGACAGTGGCCTGGACACCGGGGCCTCGCTGCTCGCCGCCGACACCGCCCGCTGGAGCGGGGCCGCGCGGGAGTTGCTGGTGCGCGGGGAGGGGTACGTACGGCAGGCCTGGGAGCGGGGCTGGCGGCCGGCCGACGTGGTGCGACTGGTGCGCCGGGACCTCGACGAGACGCACGTGCGGATCGCGGGGGACCTGGTCGCCGCCGAGGCGCGGCGCTACGCGCGCCTGCCCGAGCGGTGGACCGACGCCGAGGTGTGGTGGGGCGACGACGCCGGGTACGGGGACGCCCTCGCGGCACGGGAGCGGACGGACCGGTTCTCCCTGGCGACCTCCGTCCTGGAGGTGTTCCGCCTGCTGATCCGGCTGCCCTCCATCGAGCCCGTCGGGCCCCTTCCCGGCGACCCGACGGACGCCTTGGAGCACGCCCACATCGAGCCCCGCATGCTGGGTCGGATCCGCGCGCTGCTGGCGAAGGCCGAGGCGACGAACTTTCCCGAGGAGGCCGAGGCGCTCAGCGCGAAGGCGCAGGAGCTGATGGCCCGGCACACGGTGGACGAGGCCCTGCTGGCCGCGCGCGGCGCCGGGCCCGACCGGCGGCCCGGCGCCTGCCGGATCGGGGTGGAGCCCCCGTACGAGGAGGCCAAGGCGGTGCTGCTGGACGCGGTGTCCACGGCGAACCGCTGTCGGGCGGTGTGGAACAGCGGCTTCGAGTTCTCCACGGTGGTCGGCTTCGAGAGCGATCTGGAGGCGGTGGAGCTGCTCTACACCTCGCTGCTGGTGCAGGGGACGGCGGCGATGACCCGGGCCGAGGCGGCGCAGCGCTCCGGCGGGCGCAAGCGGACCAAGACGTTTCGGCAGTCGTTCCTGTTGGCCTACGCGAGCCGGCTGGGCCAGCGGCTGGCCGAGACGGCCGAGCACACCGCCTCCGAGGTCCCCGACAACCTGCCCGCCCTGGTGGCCCGCGACGTGGCGGTCAGCTCCCGGGCCGAGGAGATGTTCCCCCGCACGACCACGACCCGGCTGCGCGGCGCCACCGACCTGGCGGGATGGGAGGACGGCACGGCGGCCGCCGACCGGGCACGGGTGGGCGGCGGCGAGCGCCGCTCCCTGCCGGGCTGA
- the tatA gene encoding Sec-independent protein translocase subunit TatA has protein sequence MLRNALEPWHLIVLLVVCLLVFGSKKLPDMARSLGRSMRILKSETRALRAEDSPASGPTPPTEH, from the coding sequence ATGCTCCGCAACGCCCTTGAGCCCTGGCACCTGATCGTGCTGCTCGTCGTCTGCCTGCTGGTGTTCGGATCGAAGAAGCTGCCCGACATGGCCCGCTCGCTGGGCCGGTCGATGCGGATCCTGAAGTCGGAGACGCGGGCGTTGCGCGCGGAGGACTCCCCCGCGTCGGGCCCGACGCCCCCGACGGAGCACTGA
- a CDS encoding FUSC family protein: MSWLRALKHTALTGMKVERTRLEPLVALRAAVGLAIVIGFGLAFLGPGAAASSAFGAFMAAIATFQKSWRPRPVLALASGLTLAVSTFVGYLVGSSHTGLFLALLAVWTFAAGLLWAAGPTAGIIASGNVAVMLVTVTLPTSVAQAAGHAAMIAAGGVVQALLIVLFPIRRWGAQRDALADALAAEADYARRLRHDPVCAFDPQPLMRARDAATVTARQARRRPAELHGARGLAERVRPVLASLADPAVGAPAEGPARDRVRELLDAAGTVLDAAARAIRHGDPVRLPAPALAVLKSPDTADLLTGAPLRAARRLAALLDDVLETAEPRSGRPVAPDDSMLRPTLTALVPTVLRSVRAELHPDSPILRHAVRVTAVACAGYLIGQVLPFGHGYWAPMASVMIMRPDFSQTYARAVARFTGTLVGVAVATGIVQLAQPGMYLSGFLAVVSAGLMYVLMRTSYAVSQVCVSAYVVFLLGMGGVRWDQTVPDRVALTLVGGLLAMLAYALYPAWETPRLRTRLADWIAADGRYAAAVLGHYAAPADARRADVRTALLAARDARIDWQDAVDRAAGEPVRHRGLSRAAADGAGEAVAALGRNAMLLEAHLPDRSQAPVPGAAALAEAVRADTEAGAKEVRERGVPRWERVRALVADEGAPVWGAPDPGVLRAAGRQLLDALDEVSEALRT; encoded by the coding sequence ATGAGCTGGCTCCGGGCGCTGAAGCACACCGCCCTGACCGGCATGAAGGTCGAACGCACCCGCCTCGAACCGCTCGTCGCCCTGCGCGCCGCCGTCGGCCTCGCGATCGTGATCGGCTTCGGGCTCGCCTTCCTGGGCCCCGGAGCGGCCGCCAGCTCCGCCTTCGGCGCCTTCATGGCCGCGATCGCCACCTTCCAGAAGAGCTGGCGCCCGCGTCCCGTCCTCGCCCTCGCCTCCGGGCTGACCCTGGCCGTCTCCACCTTCGTCGGCTACCTCGTCGGCTCCTCGCACACCGGTCTGTTCCTCGCCCTCCTCGCCGTCTGGACCTTCGCGGCGGGCCTCCTCTGGGCGGCCGGCCCCACCGCCGGGATCATCGCCTCCGGCAACGTCGCGGTCATGCTCGTCACCGTGACCCTGCCGACCTCCGTCGCGCAGGCCGCCGGGCACGCCGCGATGATCGCCGCCGGCGGGGTGGTGCAGGCCCTGCTGATCGTGCTGTTCCCGATCCGTCGCTGGGGCGCCCAGCGCGACGCCCTGGCCGACGCCCTCGCCGCCGAGGCCGACTACGCCCGCCGGCTGCGCCACGACCCCGTCTGCGCCTTCGACCCGCAACCCCTGATGCGGGCCCGCGATGCCGCCACCGTGACCGCGCGTCAGGCCCGCCGCCGGCCCGCCGAACTGCACGGGGCGCGGGGGCTCGCCGAACGGGTCCGGCCCGTCCTCGCCTCCCTCGCCGACCCGGCCGTCGGGGCGCCGGCCGAGGGACCGGCGCGGGACCGGGTACGGGAACTGCTGGACGCCGCCGGCACGGTACTGGACGCCGCCGCGCGGGCGATCCGGCACGGGGACCCGGTACGCCTGCCCGCGCCGGCCCTGGCCGTGCTGAAGTCCCCCGACACGGCGGACCTCCTGACCGGGGCGCCGCTGCGGGCCGCGCGCCGGCTCGCCGCGCTGCTGGACGACGTGCTGGAGACCGCCGAGCCCCGCTCCGGCCGGCCCGTCGCCCCCGACGACTCGATGCTCCGGCCGACCCTGACCGCACTGGTGCCGACGGTCCTGAGGTCCGTACGGGCCGAACTGCACCCGGACTCGCCGATCCTGCGGCACGCCGTGCGCGTCACCGCCGTGGCCTGCGCGGGGTACCTCATCGGGCAGGTCCTGCCGTTCGGTCACGGCTACTGGGCCCCGATGGCCTCCGTCATGATCATGCGGCCGGACTTCAGCCAGACGTACGCGCGGGCCGTCGCCCGCTTCACCGGAACCCTCGTCGGGGTCGCCGTCGCCACCGGCATCGTGCAGCTCGCGCAGCCGGGGATGTACCTGTCCGGGTTCCTCGCGGTGGTCAGCGCGGGCCTGATGTACGTCCTGATGCGCACCAGTTACGCCGTATCGCAGGTCTGCGTGTCCGCGTACGTCGTGTTCCTGCTCGGCATGGGCGGCGTCCGCTGGGACCAGACCGTGCCCGACCGGGTCGCGCTCACCCTGGTCGGCGGACTCCTCGCGATGCTCGCCTACGCCCTCTACCCGGCCTGGGAGACCCCGAGGCTGCGCACCCGCCTCGCCGACTGGATCGCGGCCGACGGACGGTACGCGGCGGCCGTGCTCGGCCACTACGCCGCCCCGGCCGACGCCCGTCGGGCGGACGTGCGCACCGCCCTGCTGGCCGCCCGGGACGCCCGGATCGACTGGCAGGACGCCGTGGACCGGGCGGCCGGGGAACCGGTGCGCCACCGCGGCCTGTCCCGTGCGGCGGCCGACGGCGCGGGCGAGGCGGTGGCCGCCCTCGGGCGCAACGCGATGCTGCTGGAGGCCCACCTCCCGGACCGCTCGCAGGCCCCGGTGCCCGGTGCGGCCGCCCTGGCCGAGGCGGTGCGCGCCGACACCGAGGCGGGTGCGAAGGAGGTCCGGGAGCGCGGTGTTCCGCGATGGGAGCGCGTGCGCGCGCTGGTCGCGGACGAGGGCGCGCCGGTGTGGGGCGCCCCGGACCCGGGGGTGCTGCGCGCGGCCGGCCGGCAGCTCCTGGACGCGCTGGACGAGGTGTCCGAGGCACTGCGGACCTGA
- a CDS encoding DUF397 domain-containing protein — MDHAYNGMAAAELASLYGLTWQKSRHSNSQGSCVEFAKLPDGDVAMRNSRFPDGPALVYTPAEIEALLLGVKDGEFDHLIA, encoded by the coding sequence GTGGACCACGCGTACAACGGGATGGCAGCTGCAGAACTCGCTTCCTTGTACGGGCTGACCTGGCAGAAGAGCAGACACAGCAACTCGCAAGGTTCCTGTGTCGAGTTCGCGAAACTGCCGGACGGCGATGTCGCCATGCGCAATTCGCGATTCCCGGACGGTCCGGCCCTGGTCTACACGCCGGCGGAGATAGAGGCGCTGCTCCTGGGCGTCAAGGACGGCGAGTTCGACCACCTGATCGCCTGA
- a CDS encoding ATP-binding protein, producing the protein MGTNGSTMLEPLRQGLPPVDPTAVSGSASCALPARFEAVRGARSFTRSTLSQWGLDDRFDDVSLVVSELVTNALRHALPDEDRVGRPASDAPEPPVRLHLMRWSTRLVCAVRDPSEDRPGGAFSPERTEENFDLESGRGLFLVDSYSDSWGWHPLAGRLTGKVVWALFMLQD; encoded by the coding sequence ATGGGGACGAATGGATCGACCATGCTCGAGCCGTTACGGCAGGGGCTGCCCCCGGTCGACCCCACGGCTGTCTCCGGGTCCGCCTCCTGCGCCCTGCCCGCCCGCTTCGAGGCCGTCCGCGGGGCGCGTTCGTTCACCCGGTCGACGCTGTCCCAGTGGGGCCTCGACGACCGGTTCGACGATGTCTCCCTCGTCGTCTCCGAGCTCGTCACCAACGCGCTGCGCCATGCCCTGCCCGACGAGGACAGGGTGGGACGCCCGGCTTCGGACGCGCCGGAGCCGCCGGTTCGGCTCCACCTGATGCGGTGGAGCACCCGGTTGGTGTGTGCGGTGCGGGACCCCAGCGAGGACCGGCCGGGCGGGGCGTTCTCGCCGGAGCGGACCGAGGAGAACTTCGACCTGGAGTCCGGGCGGGGGCTGTTCCTGGTGGACTCGTACAGCGACAGCTGGGGTTGGCACCCGCTCGCCGGGCGCCTGACCGGCAAGGTCGTCTGGGCGCTCTTCATGCTCCAGGACTGA
- a CDS encoding helix-turn-helix domain-containing protein, which yields MGRAGLVTADAGGSVVRRILLGSQLRRLRESRGITREAAGYSIRASESKISRLELGRVSFKARDVEDLLTLYGVTDGAERESLLGLVREANAAGWWHSYGDVLPGWFQTYIGLEGAASLIRIYEVQFVHGLLQTEAYAHAVVKRGMPGATPGEIDRRVALRLERQKVLVSESAPVFHAVLDEAALRRPYGDRDVMRGQLEHLIEVSQRPNVQLQVMPFSFGGHAGESGAFTLLRFPESDLQDIVYLEQLTSALYLDKEEEVGQYARAMERLQEDCPDADRTRDLLRGLLQLS from the coding sequence ATGGGGAGGGCAGGACTAGTGACCGCAGACGCCGGCGGTTCCGTGGTGCGCCGCATCCTCCTGGGCTCACAGCTCAGGCGACTCCGAGAATCCCGCGGCATCACCCGTGAGGCGGCCGGCTACTCGATCCGCGCATCCGAATCGAAGATCAGCCGCTTGGAGTTGGGAAGGGTGAGCTTCAAGGCAAGGGACGTCGAGGACCTCCTGACGCTCTACGGAGTGACCGACGGCGCGGAGCGGGAGTCCCTCCTGGGGCTGGTCCGCGAGGCCAACGCCGCGGGCTGGTGGCACAGTTACGGCGACGTGCTGCCCGGGTGGTTCCAGACGTACATCGGACTGGAGGGTGCGGCCTCGCTCATCCGCATCTACGAGGTCCAGTTCGTCCACGGCCTGCTGCAGACCGAGGCCTACGCGCACGCCGTCGTCAAGCGCGGCATGCCCGGTGCCACGCCCGGCGAGATCGACCGCCGCGTCGCCCTGCGCCTGGAGCGGCAGAAGGTCCTCGTGTCGGAGAGCGCCCCGGTCTTCCACGCCGTCCTCGACGAGGCCGCGCTGCGCCGCCCCTACGGCGACCGCGACGTGATGCGCGGGCAGTTGGAGCACCTCATCGAGGTCTCGCAGCGGCCCAACGTGCAACTTCAGGTCATGCCCTTCTCCTTCGGCGGGCACGCCGGTGAGAGCGGAGCCTTCACCCTGCTGCGCTTCCCGGAGTCCGATCTCCAGGACATCGTGTATCTGGAACAGCTCACCAGTGCCCTCTACCTGGACAAAGAAGAGGAAGTGGGTCAGTACGCGCGGGCCATGGAGCGGCTCCAGGAGGACTGCCCCGACGCGGACCGGACCCGCGATCTCCTGCGCGGACTGCTTCAACTGTCTTGA
- a CDS encoding aldehyde dehydrogenase family protein, with product MSIFDDLAHQYIDGEWLAGTGSWDIIDVNPYNGEKLAAITVATVEQVDRAYRAAERAQKEWAATSPYARRAVLERALRITEDRRKEIVEAMIDELGGTRPKAEYEVDLAMEFIREAIQLAIRPEGRILPSPVAGKENRVQRLPVGVVAVISPFNFPFLVTIKSVAPALALGNAVLIKPNQNAPVVGGGVIAKIFEDAGLPAGLLNVLVTDIAEIGDAILTHPVPKVISFAGSDRVGRHVGAVAARHFKRTVLELSGNSALVVLDDADLDYAVDAAVFSRFVYQGQVCMAANRILVDACVAEEFTEKFTARVRGLKTGDPREADTHIGPLINSFQADALTALVDRAVESGAQALVRGSTRGNLVEPTVLAGLPEDSPLLGQEIFGPVALLVVFDGEDDAVRLTNATPYGLSGAVHTRDVERGVRFAQRIETGMIHVNDSTIGDEPLAAFGGEKASGLGRLNGDATVEAFTTQKWISVQHGRTQFPF from the coding sequence ATGTCCATATTCGACGACCTGGCTCACCAGTACATCGACGGCGAATGGCTGGCCGGCACCGGTTCGTGGGACATCATCGACGTCAACCCGTACAACGGGGAGAAGCTCGCGGCCATCACGGTGGCCACCGTCGAGCAGGTGGACCGGGCCTACCGCGCCGCCGAGCGCGCCCAGAAGGAATGGGCCGCCACCAGCCCCTACGCGAGACGCGCCGTCCTGGAGCGCGCCCTGCGGATCACCGAGGACCGCCGCAAGGAAATCGTCGAGGCGATGATCGACGAGCTCGGCGGCACCCGCCCCAAGGCCGAGTACGAGGTCGACCTCGCGATGGAGTTCATCCGCGAGGCGATCCAGCTGGCCATCCGGCCCGAGGGCCGCATCCTGCCCTCCCCGGTCGCGGGCAAGGAGAACCGCGTCCAGCGGCTCCCCGTCGGCGTCGTCGCGGTCATCAGCCCCTTCAACTTCCCCTTCCTGGTGACGATCAAGTCCGTCGCCCCGGCCCTGGCCCTCGGCAACGCCGTCCTGATCAAGCCCAACCAGAACGCGCCCGTGGTCGGCGGCGGGGTCATCGCCAAGATCTTCGAGGACGCGGGCCTGCCGGCCGGCCTGCTCAACGTCCTGGTCACCGACATCGCCGAGATAGGCGACGCGATCCTCACCCACCCCGTCCCGAAGGTGATCTCCTTCGCCGGATCGGACCGGGTCGGACGGCACGTCGGCGCGGTCGCCGCCCGCCACTTCAAGCGGACCGTCCTGGAACTCAGCGGCAACAGCGCGCTGGTCGTCCTCGACGACGCCGACCTCGACTACGCCGTGGACGCCGCCGTCTTCAGCCGGTTCGTGTACCAGGGCCAGGTCTGCATGGCCGCCAACCGCATCCTCGTCGACGCCTGCGTCGCCGAGGAGTTCACCGAGAAGTTCACCGCGCGGGTGCGCGGCCTGAAGACCGGTGACCCGCGCGAGGCCGACACCCACATCGGCCCGCTGATCAACTCCTTCCAGGCCGACGCGCTCACCGCCCTCGTGGACCGCGCCGTCGAGTCAGGCGCCCAGGCGCTCGTACGAGGGTCTACGCGCGGCAACCTCGTCGAACCGACCGTGCTGGCCGGCCTCCCCGAGGACTCCCCGCTGCTGGGCCAGGAGATCTTCGGCCCGGTCGCGCTGCTGGTGGTCTTCGACGGCGAGGACGACGCGGTCCGGCTCACGAACGCGACCCCGTACGGGCTCAGCGGAGCGGTCCACACACGCGACGTGGAACGCGGGGTCCGCTTCGCGCAGCGGATCGAGACCGGGATGATCCACGTCAACGACTCCACCATCGGCGACGAGCCGCTGGCGGCCTTCGGCGGCGAGAAGGCCTCGGGTCTGGGACGGCTGAACGGCGACGCCACGGTGGAGGCCTTCACCACCCAGAAATGGATCTCGGTCCAGCACGGACGGACGCAGTTCCCGTTCTAG
- a CDS encoding MerR family transcriptional regulator, whose translation MGHSVGQVAGFAGVTVRTLHHYDEIGLLSPSGRNHAGHRRYDDADLDRLQRILFYRELGFPLDEVAVLLDDPESDPREHLRRQHALLTDRIARLQQMAKAVEHAMEAKKMGIDLTPEERFEVFGDKDPERYEQEARERWGDTETYAESQRRAATYTKDDWKLMQDQVADWGVRYSALMDAGEPADGERAMDMAEEHRQHIGTWFYDCGYELHTCLGDMYVADERFKEFYDSMRTGLAEHLRDAITANAIRKV comes from the coding sequence ATGGGCCATTCCGTGGGCCAGGTCGCCGGGTTCGCCGGAGTCACGGTGCGCACCCTGCACCACTACGACGAGATCGGGCTGCTCTCCCCGAGCGGCCGCAACCACGCGGGGCACCGGCGGTACGACGACGCCGACCTCGACCGGTTGCAGCGCATCCTGTTCTACCGGGAGCTCGGCTTCCCGCTCGACGAGGTCGCCGTATTGCTGGACGACCCGGAATCGGACCCGAGGGAGCACCTGCGTCGGCAGCACGCCCTCCTGACCGACCGGATCGCCCGGCTCCAGCAGATGGCCAAGGCCGTCGAGCACGCCATGGAGGCGAAGAAGATGGGCATCGACCTCACGCCCGAGGAGCGGTTCGAGGTGTTCGGGGACAAGGATCCCGAGCGGTACGAGCAGGAGGCGCGGGAGCGCTGGGGCGACACCGAGACCTACGCGGAGTCGCAGCGCCGGGCCGCCACGTACACGAAGGACGACTGGAAGCTGATGCAGGACCAGGTGGCGGACTGGGGTGTCCGCTACTCGGCCCTGATGGACGCCGGCGAGCCCGCCGACGGCGAGCGCGCCATGGACATGGCCGAGGAGCACCGGCAGCACATCGGCACGTGGTTCTACGACTGCGGGTACGAGCTCCACACGTGCCTCGGCGACATGTACGTCGCCGACGAGCGGTTCAAGGAGTTCTACGACTCGATGCGGACGGGTCTCGCCGAGCACCTGCGGGACGCGATCACCGCCAACGCCATCCGGAAGGTGTAG
- a CDS encoding threonine/serine ThrE exporter family protein, protein MAEGEGVGSEDRKPKSDEARSAFTAPAGIHAEAPEDDQPTSEFAVPDGLASVAVEPEGSAFATPHTYTAAQSPPAYTPGQGFPVVRMKESPWQDRMRTMLRMPVDVRPVPEAVQRVSESGPAVGRVLDLTLRIGELLLAGGEGAEDVEAAMFAVARSYGLDRCEPTVTFTMLSVTHQPSLVDDPVSANRTVRRRGTDYNRLAAVFRLVDDISAHEMDVSLEEAYRRLAEIRRNRHPYPGWMLTASAGLLAGAASTLVGGGVLVFLAAAIGAVLGDRLAWLCAGRGLPEFYQFVVAAMPPAAIGVALKLAEIDVKASAVITGGLFALLPGRALVAAVQDGLTGYYITASARLLEVMYLFIGIIMGVLVVLYIGLQLDAQPNPDEVLQITQRPLIQIAASMVLVFTFAVLLQQERSTVLIVTLNGAVAWITYGALHYAGEIPPVPSTAIAAGLVGLFGQLFSRYRFASALPYTTAAIGPLLPGSATYYGLLLIAENRFNEGLGSLVNAAAIALAIAIGVNLGSEASRLFMRIPGAASAANRRAAKRTRGF, encoded by the coding sequence GTGGCGGAGGGCGAGGGCGTCGGTTCCGAGGATCGGAAGCCGAAATCCGACGAGGCACGCAGTGCGTTCACGGCACCCGCCGGGATACACGCGGAGGCGCCGGAGGACGATCAACCGACCTCGGAGTTCGCCGTTCCGGACGGTTTGGCGTCGGTGGCCGTGGAGCCCGAGGGGTCCGCGTTCGCCACGCCGCACACCTACACGGCCGCTCAGTCCCCGCCCGCGTACACGCCCGGCCAGGGCTTCCCCGTGGTGCGGATGAAGGAGTCCCCCTGGCAGGACCGGATGCGCACGATGCTGCGCATGCCGGTGGACGTGCGGCCCGTGCCGGAGGCCGTGCAGCGGGTGAGCGAGTCCGGGCCCGCCGTGGGCCGCGTGCTCGACCTCACGCTGCGCATCGGCGAGCTGCTGCTGGCCGGTGGCGAGGGAGCCGAGGACGTGGAGGCGGCGATGTTCGCCGTGGCCCGCAGCTACGGCCTGGACCGCTGTGAGCCCACCGTCACCTTCACCATGTTGTCCGTCACGCACCAGCCCTCGCTGGTGGACGATCCGGTCTCGGCGAACCGGACGGTGCGCCGTCGCGGTACCGACTACAACCGGCTCGCGGCCGTCTTCCGGCTGGTGGACGACATCAGCGCCCACGAGATGGACGTCTCGCTGGAGGAGGCCTACCGCCGCCTCGCCGAGATCCGCCGCAACCGGCACCCGTACCCCGGGTGGATGCTCACCGCGTCCGCGGGGCTGCTCGCGGGGGCGGCCTCCACCCTGGTCGGCGGTGGGGTGCTCGTCTTCCTCGCCGCCGCGATCGGTGCGGTCCTGGGCGACCGGCTGGCCTGGCTGTGCGCGGGGCGCGGGCTGCCGGAGTTCTACCAGTTCGTGGTCGCCGCGATGCCGCCCGCCGCGATAGGGGTGGCGCTGAAGCTGGCCGAGATCGACGTCAAGGCCTCGGCGGTGATCACCGGTGGGCTGTTCGCGCTGCTGCCGGGGCGGGCCCTGGTCGCGGCCGTGCAGGACGGTCTGACCGGCTACTACATCACTGCGTCGGCCCGGCTGCTGGAGGTCATGTACCTCTTCATCGGCATCATCATGGGCGTGCTGGTCGTGCTGTACATCGGGCTCCAGCTCGACGCTCAGCCGAACCCCGACGAGGTCCTCCAGATCACCCAGCGGCCGTTGATCCAGATCGCCGCGTCGATGGTGCTGGTGTTCACCTTCGCGGTCCTGCTCCAGCAGGAACGTTCCACGGTGCTGATCGTGACGCTCAACGGCGCCGTCGCCTGGATCACCTACGGGGCCCTGCACTACGCGGGCGAGATCCCGCCCGTGCCGTCCACGGCCATCGCCGCCGGGCTGGTCGGCCTGTTCGGGCAGCTCTTCTCCCGCTACCGCTTCGCCTCCGCCCTGCCCTACACGACGGCGGCGATCGGCCCGCTGCTGCCGGGCTCGGCCACGTACTACGGGCTGCTACTGATCGCGGAGAACCGGTTCAACGAGGGGCTCGGGTCGCTGGTGAACGCCGCGGCCATCGCCCTGGCCATCGCGATCGGCGTCAACCTCGGGTCGGAGGCCTCGCGGCTCTTCATGCGCATCCCGGGGGCCGCGAGCGCCGCCAACCGCCGGGCCGCGAAGCGCACCCGCGGGTTCTAG
- a CDS encoding inorganic diphosphatase produces MEFDVTIEIPKGSRNKYEVDHETGRIRLDRRLFTSTSYPADYGFVENTLGEDGDPLDALVILDEPTFPGCLIKCRAIGMFRMTDEAGGDDKLLCVPASDPRVEHLRDIHHVSEFDRLEIQHFFEVYKDLEPGKSVEGANWVGRTEAEAEIEASYKRLEAQGGHH; encoded by the coding sequence GTGGAGTTCGACGTCACCATCGAGATCCCCAAGGGTTCGCGGAACAAGTACGAGGTGGACCACGAGACCGGCCGGATCCGTCTGGACCGTCGCCTCTTCACCTCGACCAGCTACCCGGCCGACTACGGCTTCGTCGAGAACACCCTCGGCGAGGACGGCGACCCGCTGGACGCCCTGGTCATCCTGGACGAGCCGACCTTCCCCGGTTGCCTGATCAAGTGCCGCGCGATCGGCATGTTCCGCATGACGGACGAGGCCGGTGGCGACGACAAGCTGCTGTGCGTCCCCGCCTCGGACCCGCGTGTCGAGCACCTGCGCGACATCCACCACGTGTCCGAGTTCGACCGCCTGGAGATCCAGCACTTCTTCGAGGTCTACAAGGACCTGGAGCCCGGCAAGTCCGTCGAGGGCGCCAACTGGGTCGGTCGCACCGAGGCCGAGGCCGAGATCGAGGCCTCGTACAAGCGCCTTGAGGCCCAGGGCGGCCACCACTGA